Proteins from one Fragaria vesca subsp. vesca linkage group LG6, FraVesHawaii_1.0, whole genome shotgun sequence genomic window:
- the LOC101307512 gene encoding F-box/LRR-repeat protein 14-like, producing MDYLPEQLVWEILRRIKKTTDRNSVSLTCKRLHGLDNEQRESLRVGCGLNPANEALTSLCSRFLNLTKVEITYTGWMSKLGKQLDDQGLLILSNHCPSMIELSLSYCTFISDVGLGYLSSCSKLSALKLNFTPRITGCGILSLVMGCKILTVLHLIRCLNVNSVEWLEYLGRLGTLQDLSIKNCKAIGEGNLIKLGASWRNLKRLQFEVDANYRYMKVYDRLAVDRWQKQWVPCENMVELSLINCIISPGRGLACVMRKCKKLEKIHLDMCVGVRDCDIIGLAQNSSNLRSIYLRVPSDFSLPLLMNNPLRLTDECLNALSSNCSKLESIRISYSDGEFPSFSSFTLQGIITLIQKCPVRELAFDQVYSFNDAGMEALCFAQHLETLELVRCQEISDEGLQLAVQFPRLSVLRLVKCLGVSDEGFRPLVGSYKLETLAVEGCPQVSERGVFGAARSVSFRQDLSWMY from the coding sequence ATGGATTATTTACCGGAGCAGTTAGTTTGGGAGATCTTGAGGAGGATCAAGAAAACAACTGATAGAAACTCTGTGTCTTTGACATGTAAACGCCTGCATGGATTGGATAATGAACAGAGGGAATCCCTTCGGGTAGGCTGTGGATTAAACCCTGCTAATGAAGCTTTGACTTCTCTCTGCAGTAGGTTTCTCAACTTGACAAAGGTAGAGATAACTTACACTGGTTGGATGTCCAAACTAGGAAAGCAGTTGGATGACCAAGGGCTTCTTATTCTTTCCAATCACTGCCCCTCTATGATTGAACTATCTCTAAGCTACTGCACATTCATCAGTGATGTCGGCCTTGGTTACTTGTCATCTTGCTCAAAGCTTTCAGCTTTGAAGTTGAATTTTACCCCAAGAATAACTGGCTGTGGCATATTATCTCTTGTTATGGGCTGCAAAATTCTCACTGTTCTCCACCTCATCCGATGTTTAAATGTTAACAGCGTCGAGTGGCTTGAATATCTTGGCAGGCTTGGAACACTTCAAGATCTCTCAATCAAAAATTGTAAAGCTATCGGGGAGGGCAATTTGATTAAGCTAGGCGCTAGTTGGAGAAACCTGAAACGCTTGCAATTTGAGGTGGATGCCAATTACAGGTACATGAAAGTTTATGATCGTTTAGCTGTTGATCGATGGCAAAAGCAGTGGGTTCCTTGTGAGAATATGGTGGAACTTAGCTTGATAAATTGCATCATCAGCCCAGGGAGGGGTCTTGCTTGTGTGATGAGGAAGTGCAAGAAATTGGAGAAGATTCACTTGGACATGTGTGTTGGTGTACGGGACTGTGACATAATAGGCTTAGCCCAAAATTCAAGTAATCTTCGCTCCATTTACCTCCGAGTCCCATCAGATTTCTCACTTCCTCTTCTGATGAATAACCCTTTGAGATTAACCGATGAATGCCTGAATGCCTTGTCTAGTAACTGTTCAAAGCTTGAATCTATTCGGATATCTTACTCTGATGGGGAATTCCCTTCCTTTTCCTCATTTACATTACAGGGAATCATTACTTTGATCCAGAAGTGTCCTGTGCGGGAACTTGCTTTTGACCAGGTGTATTCCTTCAACGATGCTGGGATGGAAGCTCTTTGCTTTGCTCAGCATCTTGAAACATTGGAGCTTGTCAGGTGCCAAGAGATAAGTGACGAAGGGCTGCAACTTGCGGTCCAATTTCCGCGATTGTCTGTTTTGCGTTTAGTCAAATGTTTGGGAGTTTCTGATGAAGGTTTTAGGCCACTAGTAGGTTCATATAAACTGGAAACGTTGGCTGTGGAAGGTTGTCCCCAAGTTTCTGAAAGAGGAGTATTTGGAGCTGCAAGATCTGTTTCTTTCAGACAAGACTTGTCATGGATGTACTAA